The sequence GTGTGATCAGGAAAATTGTTGCTCTAGAGTTTGGAATGGATAAGGAGGTAGTTTTATTTCAGTGTGGATGGTATGATACTCCTCCTGCTAATAGAAACCAAGCCAGGGGCTTCAAAAAAGATAAGCATGGAATTATCGACATTGATACAACTCGATTTAGATACAAAGACGATCCTTACATTCTTAGCATTCAGGCTGAGCAGGTGTTTTATGTGAAAGATGTAAACAAGCCAAACTGGTCCACTTTTGTGAGAGTAAAGCCCAGAAATCTTTTTGCTATGCCTCAAGCTGAGATGGAAACTGACATTGACTCAATTAACGTGGGATTGGAAGAAATGAATATACCCCATCAAAATGAAGATATTATAGACTGGAGTAGGACTGGTGTAGAAGGTGTAAGTGGTGATGCTTCTATAATTGATGAGGCACATGCTACACAGTCCATGCATGAGCATGATGAATCAGAGGATGATTCAGAGGATGATACCTACATTGACGATGGTCATGTTGCACCTACACATTTAGTAGAACAGGAATCCGATGATGAATTCTtcgtttagtttttttttcttgttattggTTTGTAACTTGAGAACTTCAGTGGTACTGGTTGCTCCACCTATTCATGCTTAGCGTGtgatttttttgttctttgCTACCTTAGATGGAAGCTATTTATTCTTCAGTGTTATTGGTTGatccaattattttttttaacagaatCATGGAAGGTTTTGATTTGCAatgttgaaatatatatatcataataagAAGAGCAACACTTAcactttttcttatttttgttgCAGATTCATTGCCACTGGGATTTAACCtgtatattttgtattttagcATTTATTATGTAAATGATGACGTGATGCATATGCAAGTTGTAGTGTGTTTCAGTTTAGTGTACAATATGCACAGTATGCTTTTCACATAGGTATCTTAAttcttttatatttaatatatttttctatatggtgAACAGTATGGCAGAGGACACCTGGACATTAATTCTTCAACTCGGTGGGCCAACTCCTGAACATGAATCTGTGCAAAAGGAAATGGACAAAGACTTCATATGCTTTTTCAACATAGTTAGTTTGGTTGAAAACTATGATTACTCAGCAATGGACTACATGTACTACAAGAGGAGAGAGGGCAGTGGAACAGCCACTCTAGTGGGAATAGAAAGTGATGATGATGTGAGAAGAATGCTTATAGAGCATGAGAGTGAGAACAAGGTTAGGTTGTGTGTAATGAAGGAGAAAGCATGCACGGATAATAGGGTTAGCATAACACCTGTAAAGTCCTCTGGAGAAATTACAAGATCTGAATCAACTGGACCTAAAGAAGGTAAATATTCATATAGCTCTTGATTGTAGTTGTTTTGACTATGTACTAAATTCTACAGCAATGCTGTAGAGCAACAACTTTTCCATTGAACTATTTGCTTCATTCAATCTTTAGAACTGTATTTCAGAAGTGCTGAACAAAACTTAGATATTCTATTCATGCAGCATGCCCAGTAATATTCAGACATGAGACACTCAAAGCATACAAGAATTCACAAGCTAGAGCAGAAATATTAAATTCACTCCGAAACCGTAGGGAGCAAGAGATGGGTAACCACTTGGCTGAACTGTATACACCATATATTCATGCTCTTTTACTTTAATGATACACTTGAAAAATTACATCAGTTGCAGGTCAGTGCTCATTATCCAATGTTGGTTCTGAGCAGCATAGTGATAATTCTGAAAATTTGGATACAAATAACACAAACCCACAAACGGATTGGCCAACACATGCTCGGCGCTGTCGTACACAATTAGAAGGTACAATTGCTATGATGCCAACAATTCATATATGCCTTTTATTTGTCCTACCATGTTACATATTCACATGAATTACAGATATGGACCAAGCACACAAGAAAGGACGGGGTACACTTAAAGGTTATAAAGTGGCTAAGAAGCGGTTCGATAATGCTTCTCAGAAATTGCCAATTGAGTTCTCCACAAGATTGGGAGGTCCGATAGGAATCAACTATCGCTCCTTTGTAGAAGAAGTTGTTTTGTTTATGAAAAGGAAGGCACCGATAATTGGAGTGAGAAAGTGGAAAGATATACATGATGATGTGAAAAATTCCATAGCTATAGATGTGCTGGTTAGTACTGTCATTTCAGTTGTTTCCTCAATTTCATTTCTAACTAATAagaactattttttttgtttaactcCTATATTAGGCTAAATGGGACCTTGCTGATACAAAGAGTACAAGGAAAAAGATTTGGGACATTGCGAGAGAGCGTTATAGAGGATGGCGCTCAAATTTGCATGCTACATACCATGCATATAATAGTGATGGATCGCGATTCAAGAACAAACCTGAAGATCTGGACATCTTGGAATGGGAATACCTAATACACTATTTTGGGACTGACAAAAAATTTCAGGTTCTCTGATTATATATCTTGTTTTTCAATTTTACCTTATGTTCAAGTGCTCTTAGTTTAATTTACATTACAATCATGCGTATAGGAGATCAGTCAAAAGAATTCTGAAAACCGCAAGAAGCGAAAGACTCAGCATGTCAATGGCGCCAAATCTTTTTCACAGACTAGCTATGAGAAGGTACAAATATAATTGAATGGTCTTTAGGCGTAACAATTGGTATATTATTTATCTGTTGTTtctttacatttctagagagaTAAGGAAACAGGGAAGGAGCCAAATATGCTTGACCTATGGAAAGCGACACATATGAAGGATGATAAATGGTCCAACACTGCAGCTAAGGATATCTATGTGAGAATTTTTTGATTGTCAAGTACTGTTGCAAATTTCAGAGTTAATGGAGTAACATGTTCATGTTTCTTGTTCCTAGGAAAATGCACACAAAAAAATTAGTGACAGAGAAGAAAAGACAGGAAATCCTGTTTCAGTTGAAGAGCAAAATAATGTTTTCCAGGAAAGCTACAGAGTATCTACAAATTGTAAAACATCACAAGCACGTGGACAAGGCTACATGGCTAAAGCCGTAACCGGTCCTGGAAGTTTGCATGCTCAAATGGATGAACAAGCTCGTGTAACAGCtgaaactcaaaaaaaaaaaaataatgagctCTCTTGTGAGGTTAATGAGCTGAAAGCAAAACTTGCAGCTCAACAGGAAGAAAGTGACAGGAAACTTGAAGCTGAGCGCAATGAAAGGCTGCGATTGGAGATTAAAATACAAGAAGAGCAGCGTAAGGAAAGACAAGTATTGAGGGAGTAAATGATTGCAATGCTTATGGGCCAAACAGCACCATCGACGGAGCAGGTAAGGGTTCAAAAAATGTGAACATTTACTTTTCCTTCCTAATTTATATGCTAACCATATTGTCTGATTCTCTTTTCTTTACTTTGTGGTGTGAAGTCTGATCCATCAGTCCAAGTTCCTAGTGAGAATGCAGAATTGCATGACAAAACAAAGAAAGCTCGAAGCATTGAAAGTGGTTCTGTTATACGTGCACTGTTCCACCAGAATACCATTAACCAAGGGACAACAAGCAACAATACTCAACGAACTATTTCCTCATATGATCTTAGAAAAGCTGCTAAAAATTATGGACGGTCCCGAATTAATCAGGTAATTGCAATACTTGTGAGAGTGTTGTATTCAGTTTATATTTGTGCTAGGTCAACTGAAAAATCTATAAAGCATAGAAAAAAAAGCAATCTCGGTTCATATTTTGTTCCTATAGTGCATATCACGCCTTACTCAAGATTATATACCATCTATGTGACTGTGATTATTTACGCCAAATATGATATGCAATGAAACATGGATATTCATTTATACAGGATGGAATTATTTGAAAGGGAGGCATGCAATATATCACTGTCAAATGGTTGGAGCGAAGAAGATATTTATCAAGTGATGTTAGTAACGGCAGTGTCAGGAACCCTTTAGTTTTAGGACTTTTACTGTTATcccatattttaatttaaagaacttgttattttagcattttggaaggcatatttatatattatgtgGATCACTGTATGGATGTTTGAAATATATTCAATCTCATGGATTGTCAAACATTTGATTTCTAGTGTGACAGAGTTGACATAATTATCGGTGCAATGACATTTTTCTGCTATAACAGATTGTTCTGGACCTGTTTGTTGCAATAGTAAATCTGTCACAAGTTTATTTTGTTGCGATagtagtttttgccacgaaaatgTTTTATGCATATAACAAGTATTACCATGCtttattttgttgcaataaaaaacaaatgccACAATTAATATtgtcgtggcaaaaaaaaaagtattgccACGATTTTTCTATTGTGGCATGAAAAACTAGTGCCACACACATAGATGTGGCAATAATTATTTGTTGCCATGCTATAAATTGTTGCAATATATTCTTTTGCCACATTGCTTATGTGgcaatatataaatttaaaaccacaaaataaaaattgtggCTATAAGCTAATACCACGGActttattaccacggctagcaacaATTTCAAAATTGTTGCAATATATACTTTTTGCCACGATTTTAGTAATATTGCCACGATTTTTTGCGTGGCAATAAATGATTTCCATAGTAGTGTAGTCATCTATGCTGGTTGGGAAAACTGGCATCTAAgggggtttcccaaccggcaccaattAGGATTTCCGTAGTAGTGCAAATGGGGTGAATTAATTGAGACTTATGTCATAACTGTAAGTTAtgtattatattaaaaaaaggaaaaaaaatacaaattatccCCCTTGAACTATTGTGGTCAATCAAATTGCCCcctgaacccgaaaaccagacatcgctcaccataaactttcaataccggacaaattacccccttaATCTAAtacagagcggttttgtcctacgtggcgtacacgtggtaCTCcagtcaaaattttatttttttaaaaaatggtgggaccgaCATGTCAtaccccctcttcctctcttcctatCTTTCActtgacccacatgtcatacgtggtcagtgggcggcggcgcgcatggCGCGGCGCGGAGATGGGCGGTGGGTAGCGGCACGTGGGGGCGGGCTGCACCCGGCAGTGTgtgggaggtggaggggatgtGGGAGGGGGAGCGGAGGTGgatggggaagaggaggaaatgGTGGTGGGAGGGGAATTCGATGGGTAGCGAGCCCTGTGCACGGCGCCTGCCGGAAGCGTCGGTGAAGAAGGCGGCCTCCTTCTCTGTCGCCGACCGCTCAGTCCGCCTCTGCCTGCTCCACCGTCACGAGCTCGCTCCCTAGCCGCTGCTACGGCGGCCGCTTTCCTCCCGCTGCAGCCTCCTTGTCGCCTCGCCGATAGCGCCGTCCACCCGAGttctctccgcctccgcctccactgcTAGCTGACCGAGGTCTGCCGAGTgagcgagagggagagaaacAGAGTAGAGGGATTGGGGAGGGCAAGGGATGCTAGATGGGTCcatgagtttttttaattttctttgctgactggattgccacgtgtgcAAGCTCAAGTCGAAAATAGCTCAAAACGGTGCTTAGGAGGGTAATTTGTCTGGTTTGTATTGTTAGTGGTTGAGGATGTCTATTTTTCGGGTTTCGGAGGGTAATTTGGTTGACCACGATACTtcggaggggggggggaggtggggCAATTCGTACTTCTTCCAAAAAAAGATTGTGAGTTTTGTAATCCCACACCCCTTTAGATCGGAAAACTATGCCATGTCTCTAACGCGGTTTGGGATTATATAACAGGTCTGATCTAGAATGGGTCCTCAAAATCTCAAGATAGATCAGATGGGCAAGATTCtaactgaaaagaaaatagtGTACCGATGCGGCGATGCCTAGCAATTTCcatttttctaaataaaatcTATCACCCTCTTTGCAATAAGTGTCCTATTTATTTTCCAAAACAGAAAACATGATATTGCCCATGTTTGCGGCCTATGCAATCATTTTCAACATATGGGAATAAGCCCAAGGCCCTTTTGAATGGCATTGCTTTCAGCTGCTGCTCTAAGGAAACTCTATAATTTGATAGTCATCTGTTAATTACTCcccccgtttcacaatataagtcattctagcatttcccacattcattataatgtgaaatgctagaatgacttatattgtgaaacggaggaagtagatttAGCTGTTCCCTTAGCAAGTTCTGTAATTGTGTAACAATCCTAATTTTGGTAGGTTACTGACACTGCAGACttccatataaatatatatatatatatatatattaaaaatatgggTAAAACATCGACTTCAAAAATTAATATCATTGCTAATTAAATTTGGATCAACAACGATCCTATGACCCTTATATTTTGTAAAAGACACAGGACACAGCCGCCAGTGGAGGCTGTGCGCGTGATCGATTTTCttcatctatactaatataaaaagtagGAGTTGCCATTTCCAATTCTATAAGCCAAATCATCCGGATCAATCTGTACCGTCCATCCGGTAGGTTAAATAATCTAATCCGTTAATCCGTTTGGTGAAATCTTCCACTGATTCTATCCTCGGCGACCCTATCCTCTCGACCGCGCCATGATTACGCCCGCACTCCTACCCGCAAATCATTTTCTTTCGACGAAACCACCGCCCGCCCTCCACCCCGCCAGTgaccgcgcctcccctcccctagtGGCCGTGCCTCCCTACCGCCGGCACGTCGCCTGCCCCTCAAATCCTCCGCCGTGCCTCGCtaccgccggcgtcgtcgcttACCCTCCAACCGTGCTATCTAtgcccccaagcccgccgctgtGCTTTCCCAACGCGATGACTtcaccgccgcgcctcctcgcgcTGCTCCAGATGCGCGCTGCGCCTCCCGAAGCCTCCTAACTCCATGCCGTCATCGTCATCGCGCGGTCCCAGCTCCTCCCGCATCCCcccatccccgccgcctcctccaccatgTCGCCGATGgctccatgtcgtcgtcgtcgcacggTCCCGGTTGGCTCCTCCACTGTGCCGTTGCTGCCTCATCCACCGTGCTGTCCAAGATCCAGCCATCCCTCATACCGAACTCCCCcatcccggcggcggtggcgattcTAGCAGGTAGgctctctaatttttgaaaaaaaaaactaggtatCCTCAAGTATCAGCCGGTGTCCTGGAGTTCATGGCGACATGTGCTCGGCGTCCTGGAGTTTGTTACAATTCTGAATAGAAAACTTTGCCAATGCCGGTCATGTGTTTGACAAAATGCTCCACACACTTGATCAAATGAATTTATCTGTataaaacatattataaaatatatgccaagttagatttaataatattaattttgtattttagatattgtcaattttttctataaacttggagTTTGACTAGGATAGAAAACATCAAACATCTTACAatataaaacgaagggagtagcaaCATTGCAATGTACAAATCAGGTCTGGCTACCTTGTACGTTATGGATATATTcaccaaaaatgattttatagaaataatccTAATAGGGATTTTACTATGATGTACGCAACTTTATTTTTACCTCAACAATTTTTATAGTCTGCACTGCCTTAAAAAAGTCACCATTCTACCTacgtactacctccattccaaaatgtaacaacttttgcctgcatgtccagatttatagctaaaaatatttatattttgagacggagggagtacataccaTGCCAAAACATGCCTTGCAACGGTAACAACGCACTCCCATTTTAAAAATACGTGATCGATTTTCTTCATATGGTAATAAgccccaacacactccaatttTGAATGGCATATTTATATGTTCCTTGAAGAAAGTCTATTATTTGACAGAGACCTggtttagcttttttttttaagaaaatgggGTAAACCCGGTCTTTACATCCAATCATATGTACACAGCCAAAGTGACATGTTTTAGCTGCTCCCTTATAGCAAGGGTAACAACCCTAATATGGCTAGGTTATAGTCACACTGCAGActtccatataaaaataaaaaggatgcCCAATCTCTACCATTATAAAAatagaagatgtttttgctgatTGTTTGGTATGTCGTTCGATTCCAGTACAAATACATCGACTGTATCAGATTCAACCGTCATCCAAAAATTGTTCCTTCATCGTACGACCGCGTATATATACACTTGCCATCCTTATATACGCTCGCATCAGCCCATGTCCATCTCAGATTTGGTTGCTCGCATGCATAGGAAAGAACAGATCACCAGATCGATCTGTCCTAGAATATCCGGCGCGTGCATACATCTCTCTTTATTAGTTCTAGAAAAGAGAAGCGCCACTGCATGCTTGCATATTGTAGGCAATTTATTTATCCTATCCAATACTTTAGTTTCAATTAAATAGTAACCCCCAACTGTAATATCTTTCAATAACTATATGTGTCAATTTCACAACTCATAACGCTCGAATACTGCACATAAAATGTGCCATGATTTAGTTTACCCGTTGAAAAGCACAGGCACTTTTCTagtgtgtaaaaaaatattgaggatagaaaaaaaatcaaaaaatatgACGGCTACAACAATTTTATTAACCAGTACTGTTACAGCAGAAAATGGAACAACAACACACATGCAATGGTATCTGAGAAACAACAGCCCAATACATCAATCCTTTTCTTCATAAACATCCAAAGGTACAGTAATTAAGATAAATCTTCAACATGATCAATATAGTTCTTCAGCTCAGTGACAACATCCATCAGTCTTAAATTCGAACAGAGCACCTCCGCAAAGTCCTCTTGCCTAGCTCGAATATTGAAAAGGTACAAGAATTTCACCCATCAGTCTCAACAGGTACATTCAAAAGGATCTGAAAGAGACAAATCATGGACATCCTTGATATGCACCCAATCATAATAACATTTCTTGGATCTAAAATGAAAGTGAGCAGTTTCTGAAGCCCTTTTCTCAAACTCCAGCAGCTTAGGCTGTTCTGCAATAACATATGTGTTGCCGTTGTTAGGTCCACTCATAAATATCATATTCTCAAGCTTAGCCGCATTCCATATGAAGAATCTGGCGAACTGAACTTGCGGCTTCGAGCCACGATAATCATCCAGCACAATAGTCTTGAGACATATGTTAAGGCTTTTGATAGTTTTCCCATATTTGCGGCGCCAGTAATTAGTTTCCCCATATTTAAtcccctgaaaaaaaaattggggaatAATAGATTAAATACCTTCTGATTATGTAAACTAACAAAAGAAGTATGGCAACACAGTACTTGAAAAGAAAAGTATTTTACCCTGATGTACAGTTTCTCCAAGCATGGAAAGCATATCATTAACTTGATAACCCTGTCCAAGCTGAGATTATCCATGATGAGAGCTAAAACCTTTACACTCGACACTGGCCTTGTGAAGTTAACAACCTCGAATCCCTTTATTAAGTATGGAACATAACATTAGGACATGTCGATCATATTTTCTACTCCCCCAGTctaaaaatatagctacctaCTACTACGATTAGACACCAACTTAAAACTTCAAATCTAGGTAGGGTTTGtgcagatttgtagtactatagGTGATGTCTAAACGTATTTTGGGATGGCGGGAGTAGATAATGGATATCTaatcaagtaaaaaaattatatccagCCGCTACATCTACTGAGGATGcacacaaccaaacaaaatcatagtgTGCAAGAGCTTGCTATCCTGTAAACTTAAGCGATAATCTAGTTAGTATGCCATAGTCTTTAGAACAGTGACATGAAGAACGAATGATTATATGCTCAATGATGTTGTCTAAATCAGCCTAATATCATCTAGAGAGAACTCTAAGACAATGGACTGGACGTACATAGCTATACTCTAACACCACATATTATTAACAATATACGCACATAGAAATTAATGTCAAATGCAGCTTGTAATTAATCCCAATAAATTGCTAGGGGGTTATAGGGATAATGGAAGCCACaactacatatacatatattatacCTTGAAAACCACTGTGCCGAAATTGAGTCGGGAATAGCCATCGTTAACGTTGTCTAGGATGCCCAATGTCTCCAGTTTGGGTGCCATAATCACGGATACACGAACTCCAAGTCCCATCGAGCGTTCAATATGGAGCAACTTTTCAAGACATGGAGCAAATTCGACGATAACATTTTCCAAGTGATAACCCACCTCTCCATCGCCGTGACTCCCACAGTAGGGACATTTTTTTTCCGAACAAATTTATCTTGTTTACAACTTTATTAGATGTCCGAACCAATATTTTGAAGTGATGCAGCCAAGCTGATTGGTTGTCACTGCATAATGCATACTGCATGAATTTGCTGATGTATATATAAGCCGAGCTCCTGCGCGTACTTAATTTGGAGCACATGGTGATTATTGCATGGCATGTCTCGGAAAGAGTGGAATTAGCGGGTTTTCCTATGCCCCAAACTCTTAGACAATAATGGTGTCAATGCCCATTAAACGCAAGAACGACGGTCTAGCCTGTGGTTATTTGCATATCCACGGTAGTGATACAGTTAACTCTCAtacgatatactccctccgtactcgtaaagaaagttgtTTTGGACATTGTTTAAGTTAaaccttagaaatataaatcataaataactctcaagttgttgagtttgaaaatgtaaaaattatatgaatagatttgtcttgaaaaatactatcataaaaatatacatatatcatttttcaataaatttttttatagaaacaagaagttaaagttgtgttttggagaccgtgtcgctgtccaaaacgacttcctttatgagtatagAGGGAGTATTGTACTCTATTCAGCTATCTTTAGTTCGTTTGCATAATTAATAATTTGGCtctatatatagatagatcGAGCTACTCTCACTGCATAACAATTGTGAATCGGCGGTGATGGAGCTTCGTCACTATCGGTTCATAAAGGAACCATGAACCGGCAAAGATGAACCGATACCCAAGATCATGTTCGGAGTGAGGAAGAAAGAGGAATCCGATATTTCATGGCCGGAGCAAACACATCAACAGAAAGTATCACTTCGTTCATGAATGTGTTGAAGGTGGTCAGATTAAGATCGAGTATAGAGGCGACACATCGCATGTTAATTTTTCCATGTACTATGTGTTGAACACATCAAGTCAATGGTGTTTGAGGTCCTACGTAACATTCCCTATGATAACATTCCCTATGATGATGAGTGGACTATGAATCGCAATAAGCAACTCCAGCTGAACAATAGAGCTTCCAGGGGTGCGCAGTTTGCGTTTAGAAAATCTAAAGATTTTGATGATTTCAGGAATATCAACCATGCTTCTGACCTGTTAATGACACATATCCCTTTGCATTTAGATATGGCAGATGTAACTGCTAGAGTCTGTTGAAAAGCTATCTAAGTCCAACATACATTAGTTTTAAAGCTTGTGTTTCTTCTACTCAGGTGTCCGTGCATTGCAACAGATCTTAAatagatacttcctccgtctcaaaatatagttattttttaggttacacgggtattaagaaagtatgtgagAATGATTAGAGAAagtatgtgattagttgaaaagagaaaatagaCAAAGAataatggttgtgattggttgagaggaggaggtaggtggagaaatagcttcattttgggacaagacactgtgctagaaatagctatattttaggacggaggtagtaatacgATATGGTCTAACGTGAATGAAAACATACAAACGTATATCTGAATTATTGCCTTCGAGAAAATGTAAATCAACTGTAATActacaaattataaaatatagatTCCAAAGGAATGCATATGCGCCATGGATGTACGGACTCATAGACCAACTGTGGGACCAATTATAGACTTGTGATTAGAAAGCAATCAGATTGTCTGCTAAACACCAAATTATTAACAAATATCAAGTCATCAGTCATCACATTTTGGGGGTTGGACAATGATCGGTTATATGTAAGTACCATGCTATCTTATCCTCGAGAAATCAGGAAGGCCCTCGATGGTCGATGGAATAAAATAAAGGCTGCCGATTCTGAAGAAAGAAACTCTTCAAGGGCTTGAACCTAGCAAGATGAACAGGTATAATAGTGAGTTAAAACAAGATATAGGctctttttaatttaaaacatTCAATTATGTATACTCGCTGtcaataaaaaaacaactagAGGGGCGCGTAGGTTTGATCTGTTTTCAGTCGGTGGTGACGTTTGCATGAAATAGCTAGGTCAAGACTCGAGAGAGACGCCACCTGGTCGGCACTGTCCCGCATCAATGTGGGCCCGCTAGCTGCACCTCCGTATTTGATGTTATGGGCCCCATTCGAGAGGACCAATTTGTCTATGTCATTTTGGTCCATATCTCTAATAAGTCATGAGCCACGCAATGCAGTACCCATATTCTGTGAAACAGTTATTTCCATAAAAAGAAATGTTCGAGAGAATATTTCAGACTTTTTCCATCCTCTCTTAGCCACTTCCAGTTGAATTGTTGAAGTGCACGTACATATTCACTCAGCTAGTTTGCATCGACTGCCCATGCCGTGTAACTGTATCGCATGTgcttatatttgtaaatttaatACTAGCTACCAACGTCAAATAAATATGACTAATGGGTACGTAATGCGTATTGCATTACATGTCCGAAAAAGAACGGAAAACTAGTGGGTTTTCCCACAGCCAAATTCAACAATGGTGTCAATGCCCATTAAAGGCGAGAATAACGGTCTATTAGTTGTTATCCATATAAGAAAGATGGGGACAATTTATGCAATAGATCATCAAAGCCTATTATGCTATCTTTAATTGGTTATCGTATACTTAATTGTCACCCACTATTTGTAGTTCTCTGGTAAACAAGCACAAGTGTATAAATGACGACATCATGCGTGAGAGCATATTATCAAGAAAAAGCCAAGCCGGTAGATTTCATATGTATGGTTCCCACAATCCCGCTCTTTTTTCCTACAATATTTTGCCTTACATAGCTTATAAGTGTCtgcaaattttgaattttcaaattaaattttgaagttggttttaattttttttatagagctTGCTTTTagtattagcttttaaatcAATAAAGACATATAAATAAAAGTTTCACCTACAGATTATAATAACATGTACGGCTTATAATCAGTATGTGTGGCAAACCGATTATAGCCTACGGCTTAATTATAGGCAtttgctcaattttttttgttttctttcataTAGGTTACTAAGCAACATGGGGTGTATCTTCTGGATTTAATTAACTCtacagattaattaagcttgTCAATTCCACTATGGCTGGAAGGCCATTCCAATTTGGATATTGGGACAATATTTCGATATACTCGACGATATCAGTCTACCTTGATGGGGTTTAACGAAAGTGCACACAAATTATTATGCAAAATTTCACAATATTTTGCATGTAAATGCTACCTTGCTAGTATAGTTTTGTAAGCTCATTAAGAAAACTAAATACACCGAtaatatcatgtttttgtttgtgataaattaaatagaaaaaggagaaaattaaTTGTATAACATCAAAAAAATTGATGAACTTATATATAATGTGAcaca is a genomic window of Oryza glaberrima chromosome 7, OglaRS2, whole genome shotgun sequence containing:
- the LOC127780168 gene encoding uncharacterized protein LOC127780168, producing the protein MASTTKGKEDGGGDREEEEAAACRSSVGPKTMCGMHRERRSGAGDTLDLQCPYCGSHGDGEVGYHLENVIVEFAPCLEKLLHIERSMGLGVRVSVIMAPKLETLGILDNVNDGYSRLNFGTVVFKGFEVVNFTRPVSSVKVLALIMDNLSLDRVIKLMICFPCLEKLYIRGIKYGETNYWRRKYGKTIKSLNICLKTIVLDDYRGSKPQVQFARFFIWNAAKLENMIFMSGPNNGNTYVIAEQPKLLEFEKRASETAHFHFRSKKCYYDWVHIKDVHDLSLSDPFECTC